A window of Macrotis lagotis isolate mMagLag1 chromosome X, bilby.v1.9.chrom.fasta, whole genome shotgun sequence contains these coding sequences:
- the TMEM70 gene encoding transmembrane protein 70, mitochondrial has protein sequence MLLLAVRGPWLPRLRPGAGGTGRRPWVAAALRARWGPSRERSGSGGNARAALRALARGPGPWAPRREQTAFSSGCIRCVHTHAHVEQSEDGRLIYTGNMARSVFGVKCFSYSTSLLSLALLPYMFGQANIEFGSLPLKIAFYGALGTFTLITPMLLHFITKGYVVRLYHEANTDTYTAITYNVVLLEKKTVFHQNDVKVPDIKSIFTSFYAKTKSLLVNPMLFTHPQDYNHLMGYDKPFTFDIEESDENK, from the exons ATGTTGCTCCTAGCGGTCCGCGGGCCCTGGCTCCCCCGGCTGCGGCCGGGCGCCGGCGGGACGGGGAGGAGACCCTGGGTGGCGGCGGCGCTGCGGGCTCGCTGGGGGCCCAGCCGCGAGCGCTCGGGCAGCGGAGGGAACGCACGTGCAGCCCTCCGGGCACTGGCGCGAGGCCCGGGCCCCTGGGCACCCCGCCGCGAGCAG ACagctttttcttctggatgtattCGATGTGTACATACTCATGCCCATGTTGAACAATCAGAAGATGGAAGACTGATTTATACAGGGAATATGGCAAGATCAGTATTTG gtgTAAAATGTTTCTCTTATTCAACAAGTCTGCTCAGCCTTGCATTGCTACCATATATGTTTGGACAAGCTAATATTGAATTTGGAAGTCTGCCTCTGAAAATTGCATTTTATGGTGCTTTGGGAACTTTTACATTAATTACTCCAATGCTGCTTCACTTTATTACAAAGGGATATGTGGTTCGATTGTACCATGAAGCGAATACAGATACTTATACAGCCATTACTTATAATGTTGttcttttagaaaagaaaacgGTATTTCATCAGAATGATGTAAAGGTTCCAGATATCAAAAGTATATTTACCTCATTttatgcaaaaacaaaatcattgcTTGTTAATCCAATGCTTTTTACACATCCTCAAGATTATAACCATCTTATGGGCTATGACAAGCCTTTTACTTTTGACATTGAagaatctgatgaaaacaaaTAG